The Duncaniella dubosii genomic sequence TCGAGCAGGGCAGGCTTATGGAATGGTGCCGGGAGTCAATCAAGTGGGCGCAGAAAGAACATGGCAAGGAAAACATCGTGAGTGCGGTTCTGCACATGGACGAGTGAGACTCCGCACCTTCATGTGTCTCTTGTTC encodes the following:
- a CDS encoding plasmid recombination protein, which translates into the protein MAEIIEQGRLMEWCRESIKWAQKEHGKENIVSAVLHMDE